GAGCCTGACCAAAGAGGAGCTGAAAGCCCACTGTCACGCGCAACTTACAGGCTACAAGCGCCCGAACCAATTTGAGTTTCGCGACGAACTACCAAAAACTAACGTGGGTAAAATCTTACGCCGGAAGTTACGCGACGAGACCGAAACATCGACTAAACTTGCAGCCGTTGGTTAACTCACTGAACCTCAAGGGTCAGCGAACGATCGGCACCACCGCGTTTATAGGTGACCTGAGCCATGTTTGCACCCTTGAGGCTATGGAGTAGTTGGATAGTGCGACCAACGTCGCTAAGGCGCTGTCCGTTCACACTGGTGACGATATCGCCGTCTTTAAATCCAACCTTGTCGTAGATGCTTCCGGCATCAATCGCCATGAGTTTGAATCCGCTCAACTGACCGTCCTCGTAGTACGGTAGAGCCGCAGCTTGCACCAACACGCGGCTGAGTTGTTGACCGGTTAAAGTGTCACGTAAACTCGAGCTGATGCGCACCTTGTCACCCTTGGTCTCGATTCCTTCGGAGATTTGATCCACGTTGACCACTGGCACTGGTATCGCATCTGCTCCTGATTCCTCACCCACGCGGATCCGTTCAAGACGCCCACGCACGCTGAATGTCACATATTCTCGTGCGATACCGGCAACCTCAACCCCAGGCTCGATTTTATGTCCTACCTTTACAGCAAAGGTGGCACCTGAGGCCTGCGACTTGAGCAGAGCGACACCGTTACTGCCGTTACCAGAAGCGATAACGCCCAAAACCAAATACGTCTTTTCACCACCGTAAGCGGTTGGATCGAGCAGAGATAAGGCAATTAAGAAAGTTAGAGCGGGAATGACCTTGAGCAGCAATTTCAGCATTTCGTTACCAACGGGAGGAGCAGGAGGAAGAGTAGGAGCAACAGGGGGAGGAGGAGGAACCACTGGCGAGGCATGATGCCTGCACCTGAGTCCTGTGCAAAATGCGAGCCTGGACATCACCACGACATAACCAGCTAACATGTATGCATCTATCTCACGCAACCCCTCACTTGCAAGGTCGTGAGTGGCAAAGTTTTTGACAGTTCCATAGGCCGTGATCAGCTGGTGCCTGCTGGCTACCGACCTCTCTATCCTTTGGCTGAGACTTCTGGCCGAGACATTTGTTAGAATGGCCGATAACTTTGCCAACCAACAAATTTCGGGTCGCACTTGATTGAGCTGCTACATTGCCTGGCGCGACTTATGATCGCCTTGGAGACACCGCTATACGCTGCGGTGTTTAGCGTTGGCACTACGGCTGGGGTCATGCAGCAGCCTACGAGTCACTACTACCATGCGACCTACGGAGCAGAGTTTACCTCAGGTACCAATTCTGAGGCCTTTTTAGTGCGAAGTGCCTATCTGGAGCGCCCGGAGTTTCGCGGGGGAGACTACGCCGATAAAGACTATGGATGGTTTGTTCTCGTGGGCAGCAAAGTAACTAAAAAATCAAACCACGGCCTTTATGCCTATATGGGCGGTGGCCGCATGGCTGGCTACACCAAAGACAGAGCACCATCCTCCACCACCTTTAGCACCCCAAGCAATTACGTCCAAAGTGGCCTCGTGTCGGGAATTGAATATGCCGTGACGCTTGGCGGCTTTGAGATGGCTGCCGAACATATGCTTTTCGTCGGTGCCGTAGATAAAGTGCAGCTGCAAAGCTACGTGGCTTGGCCGTTTACCTTCTTCCAGATCCGGGTTGGTGCCAAATGGTGAAGCACCTCATCCTATTGCTCTCCTTGTGGACGGTAATGGACACACCTGCCCTGGCAGCAAAGTCTAGGTACACTCTGTCGGCTCAATACGAATCGCTGGCGCCGAATGCTGGGGGACAGATCGCCTACGGGCTGAGGCTAGCTACCAACAAATGGGAGGCCGGGCTTTTTAGTAATCAATATCTCACCGCCGGTGGCATTCCGGTGACAGGAGTGGTTTTTGATCGCCGCTTTCCCATCTGTGATGACTCTTGCTGGTGGCAGTTTTTTGTCCAAATAGGAGCCGGGGGCTCCAACGCGGGTCCTATTGCCGAGGTCACCTGGGCGACTATCATACCGCTGCTACCCATTTGGCTGCCTACCAGTGCACCCCGATTTGTACCCGCTTTGAGGCTCGACATCACGTCACACATGATTTTTGTGCGCTACCGCGGCATTGCCTGGAGTTACCCACTATGGCTCGGAGTTTCGGTACCGTTCTGAAATTTAGCCTCTACGCCGCAATGCTTTGCCTTGGCACAAGTAGCGAGAGCTTTAGTTATCCCACTCCGGTCGATTTTGGGGGAAGACTCCTGCGTTGGGATATCAACATCGACGCGCCGACCGTTACCCTGGGTATCGATGCGGAAAACCCTGACGACGCCACCTATTATGAATCCATGGTCAAAGAGGCTGCGGCCCTGTGGAGCGAGGTCCCTGGCAGCTACTTTAAGTTTAAATTTGTGGCGTTAGAGGAATCTCCCCAGGTGACCATCTACCTGCGCAGCTCCCTGAGCGGCGTACGAGATACGGCTGGATTCACAATGTTTGACGACTATGACGGCGAAACACCTAAACACTGCTCGATTTATGTGTTAGTCGATACGGCAACGGCCGACTACTGGATGGGTAAGGTATTCCTCCATGAGCTCGGCCATGCCGCAGGACTCGGACACAGCCTGGTGCCGGAGGCCATCATGAGTTACAGCCTTGATACCAATAGCTTTGCCCTGGACATCGATGACTTTGCCGCCATCGCCCATAGCTACCCAGCAAACGGCGACAAACCTAGGTTGCCTCTCGGCTGTGCCGTCAGGCCCGGCTATGACAGTGGGGACTCTGATCCCACAATTGCGCTTATATTCGTGGTTCCCCTGATCTTTAGCCTATGGCCAACATCCGGTCGATGGAGGCCTTGGCGCGCAGCCTAATGTCTTCGGGAACATCGACCTCGTATCTGAGTTCCTTCAACGCGGCGAGCGTGTCCTCAAGGGTGATCTGCTTCATATGAGGACACCGGATGCTACAGAGTCGAAGCACGTCGCGATCCGGGTGAGCCGCAATGATGTTGTCGCCCATCGCACATTCAGTAAGTAATAAATAGCGCGGCGCCTTAACGTTCTCGACATACTTGATCATGGCCGACGTACTGCCGGCAAAATCGGCAGCCGCAGTGACCTCGGGACTGCATTCAGGGTGAGCCAAAACAACCACATCCGGGAATTGCTGACGCACGCGCGTAATATCGTCCACTGTGAACTTCTCGTGCACCTCGCATTTGCCATGCCAGCTAATAAATACCTTATCTATCGTCGTCTGACCGGTACCCAACTTACGCGGATCGGTCTCGGGAAAAATGACATGTTTGCCCGTCTCACGCGCGACGTTTTGGGCCAAGTATTCATCAGGGATGAAAATCACCGTGTCCGTATTCAAAGACTCTACCACCTTGACAGCATTGCCTGAGGTGCAACAGATGTCAGTTTCCGCCTTAACGTCAGCGTAGGAATTAATGTAGGTGACAACTGGCACGCCCGGGTACTGAGCCTTCAGGCGGCGCACATCCTCGGCCTTTATGCTTTGGGCTAAGGAACATCCCGCGCGGTTAGACGGTATCAGCACCTTGCGCGTGGGATTGATAATCTTGGCTGTCTCAGCCATAAACTCTACGCCGCAGAAGACGATGACTGCGGCATCGGTCGTGGCCGCCTTGCGGCATAGCTCAAGAGAGTCGCCGGTAAAGTCAGCTACCGTATGGTAAAGCGCAGGCTCCATATAATTATGGCCTAGAATGATAGCGTTGCGCTCCCGCTTCCATTCGTTGATCTCGACTACGAGCTTGGCTTTCTCCTGCAGCTCAAAATCAGGCACGAGCTTGCCCAGCATTTGGTGCATACGCTGATACGTAGAGTCATAGTTAGCGGTTGATTGCATAGTCGAGCCTCACCCTCAGAACAACAGGTCCGCTAGCTATAATGCGGGGCTAGAGGAAAAACAAGGGGCGGCCTGAGCCGCCCCTAAACCCTCATGATGTCTTGATTTTTAACCGCGCAGCAGCTGGAGTACGGCTTCTGGGGATGCGTTGGCTTGGGTCATTACGGAGAGAGCGGCGGTGGAGAGGATGCGACCCTGCGTCAATTTCGCGGTTTCCGATGCGTAGTCCACATCGCGAATCCGGCTCTGCGCAGCAGCCATGTTCTCACTAGCAATATCGATATTATTGATCGTGCTATTCAGCCGTGACTGTACCGAACCCAAGGTTGCTCGGTAGGAGGCTATGGAGTTCTGCGCCGTATCTAAGCGACTGAAGAGTGTGGCCGTGTCCCCATCGGGACCGAGGTCCTGAGCGCCGATGACGGCAGTCGGGTCAGGCATGATAGACATGGCCTTATCCCTTACTTGATCGATGGCGTCCTTGAGCGACCCAAGCTCGTCGAGCTTGATGGTGAGCACATCTGGGTCGCTATCCTTGTCGATATCGGGCAGATCGCCCGCGGCATCTCTCCCGCGGTTGGAAGCGCCAACAAATATCTGAATGGGCTTGTCGCCTTCGCCCGGAGTGAGCACCTTGGTGCCGTTGAACTCGGTAGAGTCGATAATACGACCCACCTCGTCCCTCAGCTGAGTAAACTCCTTGTCGAGGAACGATCTCTCCCTCGGTCCAAGAGTGTCCGAGGCAGCCTGGGTGGCAAGTTCGCGCATCCGGATCAGGATGTTCGACACCTCATTGAGCCCCCCCTCAGCAACCTCGATGTACGAGATACCGTCGCTGGCGTTACGTTTGGCAACCCCTAAGCTCGACATCGTACCCCGCAAGCGCTCACTCACGGCCAATCCGGCGGCATCGTCAGCGGATTTATTAATCCGCAAACCCGATGACAACCTCTCCAAGGATTGGCTGAGAGAGCCCCTTTGTTCACTCAAGCGCCTTTGCGCCACCAACGAATCCACGTTTGTCCTGACTCTTAATCCCATGACAAAACTCCCTGTTATTGATCACGGCGAACCATCCGCCGTGCAAGGTGAAGAACTTGCAAAACTAGTCTCTTTGCACGGCTATTAGCGCAGCAGCTGCAAGGCCAGTTCTGGCGAGGCATTGGCCTGGCTAAGAACGGCCACGTTGGCCTGCGTCATAATGCGAGCTTGAGTGAGGTTTGCGGTCTCTGAAGCAAAGTCGACATCGCGGATACGACTCATCGCTAATTGTTGGTTTTCCATCGACACGCCGAGGTTGCCAATCGCACTACCTAAGCGGTTTTGGATGGCACCGAGGGTGGCTCGTTCGCTGGCGAGGCGACCCAGGGCATCATCAATGGTCGTGAGCTTCTGGGCGATATCGTCACGCGACACGGTGTCACTGGCAGTGGCGCCGCCGATTTCTGACTCCTTACCGAGACCAAGTGTGGCTGAATCGAACTTGATACCCTTAAGATCAATGGTGATGGTGTCGGAATTGGCCTCCGGTGCAGTGCCGCGGGTACCGATCTGAACCACAAACTGGGACAGTCCTCCGTCGGGCAGGAACATCTTCCGGCCGTTGAACTCGGTCGAGTTACCGATCCGGTCCATCTCGTCGACTAACTGGGTGTACTCCCGGTTTAGGAACCCTCTTTCTTGCTCACCGATCGTGTCGCTGGCAGCTTGGACGGTGAGTTCACGAAGGCGAATAAGGATGTTGGTCATCTCATTCATTCCACCCTCTGCCACCTGAACCAGCGAGACGGCGTCGTTGGCGTTGCGTTTCGCTACGTTCAAGCCCCGCAACTGACCGCGCAGGTTCTCACTGATGGCCAGACCAGCGGCGTCATCAGAAGATTTGTTGATCCGGTAGCCAGAGGCCAAGCGCTCTAAGCTAGAGTTCATCTCGCCGTTGTTGCGCTCCATAAAACGCTGCGCCACGAGACTGTTCACATTAGTACGGATTCGCATTCCCATTGTCAGATCCTCCTTGATATGTTTTGACCGGTCATAACCCTATGACCTGCCGCAAATTCCATTTGGAACTTGCAAAGTCACCAACGGCGTTTTGGCGCGGATCTTTAGTTTTTTGGTAAAAACGCAATTGGCAGGGATAAGCCTAAGGACCTTCGGGGAGTAGATTATAAAGACCAGTTTTATCGATCAGTTGGCGGCTTGGTCCGAGCTCAAAAAAGAGCTTAAGTCCAAGCGATTTCAGGGCGTTATGGTGTCGCTCTCGGGAGGCCCTGATTCGACAGCGTTATTACAGGGAATTTGGCAACTCTACCAAAACGAAAAATTTTTTGACTTGGGAGCCTACCACTGCGCCTATGGCCTGCGCGGGCAGGAGTCTAAAGATGATTTGGAGGCATGCCGTAAACTAGCTGAAGAGCGCGGAATACCTTTTGTTTTCAGAGAGATAACTGAAGAAGAGCGCAACGCACGCCACGGTGAGGGCATCCAAGAGTGGGCTCGCCGTATCCGTCGGGCAGATTATGAGCAACTGGCCCATGCCGGTTGGATCGTCGCATTGGGCCATCATTCCGATGATTTAGCTGAAACTGTGTTGCTTCGCATCGCAAGAGGGGCCAGTCCGGGCAAGCTCCTTGGGATGAAACCCTGGGATGCCCCAATTTGGCGCCCATTACTTCACTTTTCCAAAGATCAGCTGCGTGACTTCACGACTCGTGAGGGATTAACCTTCCGTGAGGACAGCAGTAATTTGCGAGATGATTACGCCAGGAACCGGTTGCGTCACCACGTTCTCCCGGTACTAGAAGAGCTATATCCTGGGGCCGCGGGGCGTATTGTGGCTTGTGCACTGGAGGCCCAGGCTCTTGAGGGGGCAGCCGCCCCGCGAGAAGACTCTGGCCCTGAAATGCCTCGGGATCATCATCTAGCCAGGCATCGCCTTGCTAGCCGCATAAAGGCGAGCGATACGGCCTCGAGGCAGCTGTCGCGCCGTCTGCTAGACGCGGCCTTGAGAGGCGAGAACCCCTGTCTCCCAGGCGGTGACGGACTGCGGGTCGGGCGCGATCTCTGTGTTGAATCCCTGGATGGCTTGACCAAAAGTGCGCGCAGTGACCAACATGCCCGAGCCCTAAATGGCCCAGCGAGGCGCCTGATCTTAGAGCCCGGCTCTCATGCTCATCTCACGACTGTCGAGGGAAAGTACGAGCTGCGTACCCCCAAGATTGGGGTTGCCACCCCGGCAGCCTCAATCGATCTATGCATTGGCTCGGATTCATGGCTGCAACCACTCGTACTTGCCGGTACTAGGCAGCGTTTAACTATGAAAAACCTAATGCAGCAATGGGGCGTGCCAGTTAAGCTGCGAGCAGAGTGGCGCAATTT
Above is a genomic segment from Deltaproteobacteria bacterium containing:
- a CDS encoding PDZ domain-containing protein codes for the protein MLAGYVVVMSRLAFCTGLRCRHHASPVVPPPPPVAPTLPPAPPVGNEMLKLLLKVIPALTFLIALSLLDPTAYGGEKTYLVLGVIASGNGSNGVALLKSQASGATFAVKVGHKIEPGVEVAGIAREYVTFSVRGRLERIRVGEESGADAIPVPVVNVDQISEGIETKGDKVRISSSLRDTLTGQQLSRVLVQAAALPYYEDGQLSGFKLMAIDAGSIYDKVGFKDGDIVTSVNGQRLSDVGRTIQLLHSLKGANMAQVTYKRGGADRSLTLEVQ
- a CDS encoding matrixin family metalloprotease, with protein sequence MARSFGTVLKFSLYAAMLCLGTSSESFSYPTPVDFGGRLLRWDINIDAPTVTLGIDAENPDDATYYESMVKEAAALWSEVPGSYFKFKFVALEESPQVTIYLRSSLSGVRDTAGFTMFDDYDGETPKHCSIYVLVDTATADYWMGKVFLHELGHAAGLGHSLVPEAIMSYSLDTNSFALDIDDFAAIAHSYPANGDKPRLPLGCAVRPGYDSGDSDPTIALIFVVPLIFSLWPTSGRWRPWRAA
- the nadA gene encoding quinolinate synthase NadA; translation: MQSTANYDSTYQRMHQMLGKLVPDFELQEKAKLVVEINEWKRERNAIILGHNYMEPALYHTVADFTGDSLELCRKAATTDAAVIVFCGVEFMAETAKIINPTRKVLIPSNRAGCSLAQSIKAEDVRRLKAQYPGVPVVTYINSYADVKAETDICCTSGNAVKVVESLNTDTVIFIPDEYLAQNVARETGKHVIFPETDPRKLGTGQTTIDKVFISWHGKCEVHEKFTVDDITRVRQQFPDVVVLAHPECSPEVTAAADFAGSTSAMIKYVENVKAPRYLLLTECAMGDNIIAAHPDRDVLRLCSIRCPHMKQITLEDTLAALKELRYEVDVPEDIRLRAKASIDRMLAIG
- a CDS encoding flagellin FliC, with protein sequence MGLRVRTNVDSLVAQRRLSEQRGSLSQSLERLSSGLRINKSADDAAGLAVSERLRGTMSSLGVAKRNASDGISYIEVAEGGLNEVSNILIRMRELATQAASDTLGPRERSFLDKEFTQLRDEVGRIIDSTEFNGTKVLTPGEGDKPIQIFVGASNRGRDAAGDLPDIDKDSDPDVLTIKLDELGSLKDAIDQVRDKAMSIMPDPTAVIGAQDLGPDGDTATLFSRLDTAQNSIASYRATLGSVQSRLNSTINNIDIASENMAAAQSRIRDVDYASETAKLTQGRILSTAALSVMTQANASPEAVLQLLRG
- a CDS encoding flagellin FliC — protein: MGMRIRTNVNSLVAQRFMERNNGEMNSSLERLASGYRINKSSDDAAGLAISENLRGQLRGLNVAKRNANDAVSLVQVAEGGMNEMTNILIRLRELTVQAASDTIGEQERGFLNREYTQLVDEMDRIGNSTEFNGRKMFLPDGGLSQFVVQIGTRGTAPEANSDTITIDLKGIKFDSATLGLGKESEIGGATASDTVSRDDIAQKLTTIDDALGRLASERATLGAIQNRLGSAIGNLGVSMENQQLAMSRIRDVDFASETANLTQARIMTQANVAVLSQANASPELALQLLR
- the tilS gene encoding tRNA lysidine(34) synthetase TilS, which gives rise to MAAWSELKKELKSKRFQGVMVSLSGGPDSTALLQGIWQLYQNEKFFDLGAYHCAYGLRGQESKDDLEACRKLAEERGIPFVFREITEEERNARHGEGIQEWARRIRRADYEQLAHAGWIVALGHHSDDLAETVLLRIARGASPGKLLGMKPWDAPIWRPLLHFSKDQLRDFTTREGLTFREDSSNLRDDYARNRLRHHVLPVLEELYPGAAGRIVACALEAQALEGAAAPREDSGPEMPRDHHLARHRLASRIKASDTASRQLSRRLLDAALRGENPCLPGGDGLRVGRDLCVESLDGLTKSARSDQHARALNGPARRLILEPGSHAHLTTVEGKYELRTPKIGVATPAASIDLCIGSDSWLQPLVLAGTRQRLTMKNLMQQWGVPVKLRAEWRNLTSQGKTLGIFDGQNFHPANTLFRQSGCSKLDVNLRYLKDGT